CGATTATCAAGCTATACTCCAAAGGCGTAACTACCAGAGAAATCGCTGACTTGATTGAGAAAATGTATGGCAGTCATTATAGTCCAGCTCAAGTATCAAATATTTCCAAGCAGATGCTCCCCAAGATTGAGGCTTATCACAAGCGCAAGCTAAGCGACAAGTTTTTCTGTGTCTATTTGGATGCGACATACCTTCCTTTGCGCCGAGAAACGTTTGAGCGTGAAGCAGTATATATTGCCATTGGCATTAAACCTAATGGACATAAGGAAGTCATTGACTACTGCATTGCTCCTAGTGAGAACATTGAAGTTTGGACAGAGATGCTTCAAAACATGAAGTCCAGAGGCTTGAAGCAAGTTGAGCTTTTTCTTTCTGATGGTGTTGTTGGCATGAAAACAGCCTTGGCCAGGACTTATCCTAAAGCTCATTTTCAACGCTGCCTGGTTCATGTCATGCGCAATATCTGCGCTAAAGTACGCGTCGACGATCGTGAAAAGATCATGAACGAATTCAAGCAGATACATCAACAGACAAGCAAAAAAGAAGCTGCAGCTGTCTTGCACAAATTCTATGCCAAATGGAATAAAGCTTATAGCCATGTCATCAAAGGTTTGAAGGAAATTGAGCCCGATCTGCTAGTCTTCTACAATTATCCCAAACAAATCAGAGCTTCAATTTATTCAACCAATATGATTGAATCCTTTAACAACGTCATCAAGCGTAAAGCTAAGCCTAAGGCAGAATTTCCAACTGAACAGTCGCTTGATGCATTTATTGGCATCCAGGCAATGAGCTACAATGACCGTTATTTCAATCGAATTCATAAAGGCTTTGGTCAGGTTCAGGACACCTTAGAATCCTACTTTGATTAAATAAATAATTAAAAAATCAATTTACGAGAAAGATCTATTTACACAAAAGATTTGACAGTTTCATTATTTTGCCTTAGCTTAATTGATTCTTACATTTATCATACACAAGATATTGTATTTAATAAAATGTGTTTTTAATTCAATTTCTCTTGCTACTAATATTTTTATTAAGTAAACAGTCGTTGATATATCAATGCTTATAAATGCTGGCAAAAAGTCAATGGTTGAATTTTATTTTTTTAGCCAGTAGTATATTATCTTGCATTAGTTAATAAGTGATACAAGATATTGTGCTTATTAAAATACAAAACAAAATCAGTGCGAAACTCCCACATTTTTATGTTCACATAGGGTTCGCACTGATTTTTTTTCTTAACTCAAATCTTTCTTAGTAACTGCCAAATGTGCCTTATCATTGATAAAGACCCAGATTGGCAAATCTATTCCTGTTGAATCAGTCAAATTATTTACAATTTCACTGATAAAAAGCTGGACCATTTTCTTAGGCGGTTCAGTAAAGTCTCTTCTTTGCGGCGTGTACCATAAACCTGTGATTGGCTTTTTAGTTTGTCGATCGAAAATACAATTCAGGGTTTCATCATATTGATCAAATGAGGCCTTGTAGACTATATGTAATGGATGATGTGCCAAGTTCTCGACTAACTGATAACGCATATCGTCCGCAATTCTTCCTTTACTAATCATCATTAAACTGGTAACTGGACCATTTTCTTTTTCAAATTTTTGCAACTTGCCTTGTTTGACTAGCTTCTTTTCAACTGAAATAAAACTATCAGAATCAACTAACATCGTTTTTCCTTCTCTCTACTATCTATTATAAGCAAGCTGTCAATTACTTTACATAATTTTGCTTATTATGCAAAAAAAAGAAGCCATGACCTGAAAATCATGACTTCTCGCGAATTCCTCGTCCGTAAATCGAAATCTTCACGAACATTTTTACCTTAACACAATTAATTATACTAGTCTAATTAATTTTAATTACTAAAGCTTCATATGGCTTCAATGAGATATTCTCTTCTAGTTTGCCATCTTGTGCAGAATAATTGCTCAATACGAGTTGATAATTCTTATTTTGATATTGTTCGGGCAATGGTGCTACATGATCAGTACCATAGAAATTAGTGAAAACTAATATTTTTTTAGCTTCATCCTTCAAAAAACGTTCATAGGCAAAAATTTGTGGATCATCTTTTAAAAACATTCTAATATGGCCATCAGAAATCAGTTGTTCGTGCTTACGCAACTTGATCAATTTTTGATAGTAAGCAAAAATTTCACCCTCGTGTAATTCTTTTTCAACATTAATTCTATCTTGATCTGTTGGTAAAAGCCATGGCTTTGATTCACTAAAGCCAGCAAATTTACTATCATCCCAGTGCATCGGCACACGAGAGTTATCTCGTGCTTTAGTTTTTACTATTGCAAATGCTTCATCATCGCTTATTCCCTTTTGTTTCAATGCCGCAAAAGCATTTTTAGCTTCAACATCTACATAATCATGAATTGAAGAATAATGTGGATCCATCATTCCTATTTCTTCGCCCATATAAATGTAAGGAGTTCCGCGCATACAATGTGTCGCAGTAGCAAGCATTTCGGCAGATTTCTCTCGATATTTACCAGTATCACCAAAACGGTTAAGGGCCCACGGCTGGTCATGATTGTTCCAGAACAAAGCATTCCAACCGCCACCTTGATCCATTTTTTCTTGCCATTCAGTAAATAAGTGCTTTAATTTCATGAAATCAAACGGCTCTTTAGTCCACTTTTCACCGTTTTTATAATCGACTTTTAAATGATGGAAAGTAAAGACCATGGACAATTCATGCTCACTCGGCTTAGAGTACTCAATCGAATTAGCAATAGTAGTTGAAGACATTTCACCCACCGTAATTGAGTCAGGATCTTGACCAAAAGTAGCGCGATTCATTTCTTTTAAATATTGATGCACTACTGCTGTATCAGTATAAAGACTCTTTTCCTGACTTGGATCACCAGTTGAATCAACTAACTTTTCATCCTTACCGGTCACGTTAATTACGTCAAAACGGAAACCATGTACTCCCTTTGAACGCCAGAAGTTAATTACTTTGAACAATTCTTGACGAACTTCTGGGTTATGCCAATCGAGATCTGCTTGAGTTGGATCATATAAATGTAGGTAATAATAATCCGTATCACCAAATTTTGCCCAAGCTGGTCCACCAAACTTACTTTGCCAATTATTAGGCAAGGAGCCGTCAGGCTTAGCTTTCCTTAAGTAAAAGAATTTGCGGTACTTTTCGTCTCCTGCCAAAGCTTTTTTAAACCATATATTTTCGGTTGAACAATGGTTTAGCACCATATCCAACATGACGCCAACGCCTATTTCTTTTAGCTTTTTAGTTAATTCCTCAAAGTCAGACATTGTGCCAAAGCGAGGATCAATTCGGTAATAATCCGCAATGTCATAACCGCCATCATTCTGAGGGGATACAAAAAAGGGATTAAACCAGATCATATCAACGTTAAGCTTCTTGATGTAATCGATTTTAGCGATGATCCCTGGAATATCACCTACTCCATCGCCATTAGAATCATAAAAAGATTTGGGATAAATTTGGTAAATTACTTTTTTGCCTAAATCCGTCATTTTTATCTCCTATAACTTAATTTTTTGTCTACGAGCAAAGTCAATAAATTTAAACTTTTTAGGATTATGAAAGGATAAAGTTAACTGAAACAGCGTTGTATCTGCTAAAAAATTATGACTAGCTACTAGTACTGCTTCCTTACTATCCAATTGCAATTTCTCTTGTAAATCAGCATCGATTTCTTCTACCGTAATTGCCTTAGTTGCATAGGATATATCTAGCCCTAATTTATTTTCTAAATAATTGTAGATTGATTTTTCTGCTTCTTCTGACGGAAGCTCAGTAATTGGTGGATTAAATAAGAAATCACAGTCCAGCACTTCTGGTTCATCGTTAATCATTCTTAAACGTTCAACATAGATCCCTGCATGCTTCTTTTGTTCAGGGAAGAATTTCTTGAAAATTGCCGGCAAATCATCAACCATTTCATCATTAAGTAGCTTAGTTTTTGCATTCATTCCTAATGATTTATTTAATTCCGCAAAGCTAGAAATTCCTGAAATAGGAAACGAAAACTTTTCCAAATTAAGGACGATCGAACCTTTGCCCTTGATTTTTTGGATTAATCCTAACGAGGTCAATTGCTGCAAAGCTTTACGGACTGTTTCGCGTGACGCGCCATAAAGCTCTGTCAATTGATTTTCACTAGGCAAGCGCTCGCCTTCCTTAAATTGTTGATGTTTAATCTTAGAAGCTAAGTCTTGAGCGATCAGTTCAGATTTTGCTTTAGTCATCTTGACCTTGTCCTTTCTTAAAATCATGTTCATTATATTTTTGATGTACGTACATGTCAATAGATATATCTAAAAAACTATATTGCAGGCATGTAATCATTTTCATAAAAATCTATTTACAACTTGTACGTACAGGAATATTATAATAAATGAATTTTGTGAAAACGCTTTTATAGTAAAGGGAGAATAACACTTATGAATAAAAACGAAATTGCATTACTTGCTCCTGCTAATGGTCAAGTAATTGCACTAAGTAAAACAAGTGATCCTATCTTTAGCAAAGGAACTATGGGTGATGGTTTTGGTTTAACACCAACTGATAATATAGTTCTTGCACCAGTTAGCGGCACTATCTCAATGATTGCTGAAACAAAGCATGCGATCGGAATTACTACTAAAGATGGTCTAGAAGTATTGGTCCACATGGGAGTTGATACGGTTGGACTTAAAGGTGAACCGTTTGATGTAGTAATTAAAAATGGTCAGGAAGTTAAAGCTGGTGACCAAATTGCCACGATGAATATAGAGATGATTAAAGCAAAAGATCTTGATACTACGATTATGACTTTAATCACCAATTCATCTATGAAACTTGATGGCTTAGATGTAACTGAAGGTAAAGCAGAAGCTGGCGATACAGTTGCTCGAGCTTATTTAAAGGAGTCAAAAGAAGATAGTTCAGACAAGAAACTTTCGTATGATGAATTAGCTACTTTCATTATTAAGAATGTTGGTGGTAAAGATAATATAAATAACCTGATTCACTGTATCACACGTTTGCGCTTTTATTTGAAAGATGAGTCTAAAGCCAATGATGATATTTTAAAAAATCAACGTGGCATACTTGACGTTATGCATGCTGGTGGTCAATATCAAGTCGTAATCGGTAATGAGGTTACCAATGTTTACGATGCAGTTATGAAACAATTGCCTGGTCTTAGTGACAATCCTGCACCTCAAACTAATAATCAGGATGATGGTAAAAATCCTGTTTCTAGAGCCTTTAGTAATCTAATTGGTTTTATTACCGGCTCAATGAGTCCTGTAATCGGTGTTATTGCAGCATCGGGTATCATCAAAGGCTTACTTGCACTACTCACCCTTCCACAACTTGGTGCTTTACTTAGCGTCAAGAGTCCGGTCTATGTCACAGTTAGTGCTATGGCCGACTCTGCTTTCTTCTTTCTACCAGTTCTAGTAGGATTTGCAGCCGCTAAGCGGTTAGGATCCGATCCAATGATTGCTGCAGTAATTGGCGGTTTCTTAGTTTATCCACAAATGATTACTTGGGGCAAGAGTATGACGACAATGTTTAGTCTTGGATCTTGGAACTTCCAATTCTTAAACTATTCTTACTCTATCTTTCCAATGATTTTAGCTGCTTGGCTAGCTAAAGAATGTGAACAGTGGTTAAAGAAAGCTTTGCCTAGTTACTTGCAAATGATCTTTACCCCATTAATTACTATCCTTGTAGTTTCAACTATCACATTAGTTATTACCGGTCCAATCATTCAAGGAGCCGCAAATGGTATCGCAGTCTTTATTAACTGGCTAGTATCTGCATCTGGCTGGGTTGGCGGCTTAATAATCGGTGCCTTTTATCAGTTATTGGTTATTTTTGGTCTTCACTGGGGCGTTGTGCCACTAGTTGCTCAACAAATTGCCTCAACTGGTCAAAGCTCATTAAACGCAATTATCTGCGCAACAATGGTTTCCCAAGGTGCAGCTGTTCTTGCAGTCGCAATCAAATCAAAGAAAGCAGACATAAAAGAGCTAGGAATTGCAGCAGCTATTTCAGCCTTCTGCGGTGTTACTGAACCCGCTATTTATGGTATTAACTTAAGATATAAGAAGGTCTTTGCTTCAGGTTGTATTGGCTCAGCCTTCGGTGGCCTAGTTACTGGTTTAATGCATGGTACTATGTATGGCTTTACCGGTGGTCTAATTGGCTTCTCAAGCTTTTTCAACCCGGCCCATCCTACTCAACTAAATAGTTTCTATACTTTCCTAATTGCCAGTGCTGTTTCAATTATAGTTTCATTTATTGCAGTTTGGGTATGGGGATATAATGACAACATGACTATGGGTAAAAAAGTAGCCAAGAAGCAACGCCCAGGTTCAGCTAAATAAAAATTTAGAGCAAAATAAAACGATGAATCACCCACAAAGGTAAATTCATCGTTTTTTGTCTTATTTAAGCAGCATCAGCAATCCGTTGTGCCTCAATTAATTCAGCTTTTCTGATATCACGAGGCAAGAACTGACGAATATCTTCTTCATTATAGCCCACCTGCATCCGATGGTCGTCTGCAATAATAGGTCTCTTTAATAATCCTGGATTCTGAGTAATTAAATCAACCATTTTAGACAATGACAAGTCTTCATTCAACTTATTCTTTAATTGTTTGAAAGACTGTGAACGAGTAGATAAAATATCCTCAGTTCCATTTTCAGTTAAAGACAACAGATGAAGGACATCTTCTTTAGATAATTCCTTAAAGACGTTCTTTTCCTTGAAAGAAAGATGATATTTGTTAAGCCATGCTCTCGCCTTACGTGAAGATGCACTACTTGTTGACATATAAAGAGTAATCATACAATACGCCTCTTTCTAAAAAACTCGTTAACTTCTCGTACATTAGTTCTATTGTATAACTTACTTTTTGATAGTGCAAGCTATTTTTACAAAAAAATTGTAGAAAATAGTATACTTACCTTACTGAAAGAAGGAATTTGATGAATTTTAAAACACCAATTGCCGAACAAATGAGGCCGCAAACACTGGCGGATATGGTAGGCCAAAGTGAGTTGCTGGGACCAGGAAAGGCTTTAAGAAATATTATCAAGCAGCATGTTAATATTTCTTTACTTCTCTGGGGGCCTCCTGGTACCGGAAAGACAAGCTTAGCTCAAATTATTGCTAAAGAGAATGATTATCCCTTTGCTTCCTTTAATGCTTCAATTGATAATAAAGCACAGTTGAACAACATTATTAATGCTTATAAGTATCAGACCTTCGTTCTTTTAATTGATGAAATCCACCGTATGACCAAAAATCTACAAGATTTTTTATTACCTTATTTAGAAAATGGTCACGTTCTACTTGTTGGCTCTACCACTGAAAATCCAATTATGTCGATTGTGCCTGCAGTGCGGTCACGTTGTCAAATCTTTGAGTTCAATCCTCTAACAGAAGACGATATTGCAGCTGTTTTGAACAAGGCATGTACTAAGGTCCTTAAATTAGTAGATCACCAAGTTGAAAAAAATTCGTTAAATTTGATAGCAGCTGCAGCTGATGGCGACCTACGAATTGCTTTAAACATTTTAGAGACTGTTCATGCACTTAATCCTAAAAAGATCACCTTAGCAAATGTTAAATCGTTTACTAAGCAGCAATTCTTTAGCTATGATAAGAATGCCACTAAACATTACGATTATTTAGCTGCATATTCTGACTCTATGGCTGGCTCTGACACAGATGCTGCACTTTATTATCTTGCTATTTTGCTAAAAAATGGAGATTTAGCTTCGGTTGTACGGCGTCTGCGTGAGATTCCATATACTTATATTGGCTTAGCTAATCCGCAACAAGTAACTCAAATTGTTACTGCAGCTAATCAAGCTGAAAAGATAGGAATGCCTAAAGCTAAATATCCACTAATGTTTGCAACAATGTTAATGTGTATTTCGCCAAAATCAGGAGCATTTGAGGAAATTTGGGAAAGACTTGATCAAGATAGTGATCATCCCAATCGGTATCCCATGCCTAATAGTTTGCGTGACTTTCATTATAAACACGCTAAAGAAATCACGGGAGCTGGCCTAGCTGAGTCACCTTTTCAAGCTCCGCATCAAATCGCCAAGCAAAATTATATGCCCAAGGGACTCAAAGGCAAACAATATTATTTCCCAAAAGACAATCAAAATGAACGCAGATTATATGAGCAATACCTAAAATTACATCGTTATATTTACGGCGAAGATTATCAAAAATAAAGGACAGCAATGCAATTGAGCATCCCTGTCCTTTTTGGTTAGATTATAAATTAATTGCTTCTACGAGAGAAGATTCTCGTCCAGCCACCTATATGGTAGTTCTATTTAAGTTATTTGTTAAATGCTAATCGAAAAAACTTTACGTACTTTTTACGTATTTTATTACCAATAATAACAAAAAAGCAGCGGCGCAAATACAGCGTCACTGCAATATGTAGCAAGATTATCAATGAAGAAAATGGTATTTATCACTTCTAAGGAGGAAGGATATTTCATCTAGCCACTTATATCCTAATGCTACAGTATTAATTTGTTAAATAAAACGGCTATTAAATCTACCAATATTTTTCTAGTGGCTTTTCATTCCTACCAGTGCGAGTTTGACGCAAATGTTCAGTCACAATATTAGTCAACACTTCGGCTAATTTATCAATCTGCTCAACAGTCACATATTCGTATCGGCCATGATAATTGCCACCACCATTAAATAAGTTAGGTGTAGGAATTCCTTTAGGCGAAATAAAGTTTCCATCAGTTCACCTCTAAAGGATTGTACATTTGGCTTTAGTCCAGACTTGCGATAAGCATCAAGAGCCAGATTTACAATATATGGCTTGTCCTTAATATAGTTGTAGATATTTTCATATTGCTCACGAATATTTACAGTAAATCTATTGCCATACTTTTTGTTCATCTTTTTAACTAGATCGCGAATAAACTGTTCTTTACGGTTATATTCACTTTGATCAAAATCACGAATAATCATGCTAATATCGGCATGATCAACATTGCTTTGAGCATGTAGAACCAAGAAATAACCATCATGATTACGTGACTTTTCAGGCACTTGATCCTGAGGTAAATTAGACAAAAAATCATTCATCAAAGTTGTTGCGTTAACCATCAGACCATATGCTTCACCGGGGTGAACTACAGTCCCTCTAATATGGATCGTAACCTCTGACGCATTAAAGGTATCGTATTCAAAATCTCCTGGCCGCCCATTGTCTAACGTATAAGCGAATTCTACATTAGGAAAATCAGCTGGATCAAAATATTGACCACCACAGCCAATTTCTTCGTCTGGACCAAAAGCAACAAAAACATCACCGTGTTCAATTTCAGGATGTTCAGTTAAATATTTAAGCATTGCTAATGCCCCAGTGATTCCAGCCTTATCATCAACTCCTAGCAAAGTATGACCATCAGAAGTAATTAAGGTTTGTCCTTTTAGATTTAATAAGTCTGGAAACTCAGTTGGATCAAGAACAATATTATCTTTCTCATCTAGGATAATTTTCTGACCATCATAATTTTCGTGAATTTGTGGCTTAATATTAACTGCGTTAAAGTCTGCAGTATCCACGTGAGCAAAGAAGCCAATAGGCGTTACCTTTTCTGCTGTGTTTGCACTTAACTTTCCAATTGCAAAAGCTGTTTTTTCATTATAGTAAGCATCAAGCCCAAGCTCTTTCATTTCCTTTACTAGTTCCTTGGCCAGCTCAACTTGGCCAGGTGAGGAAGGAATCTGATCATGATGTTCATAATATGAGCGAGTATTCTTTTTAGCTAACTGAATAAACCGTTTTTCTTCATAATCTAAATTATAAAAACTCATTAATATTGCCTCTTACACTAATTCCATCGTATCACTTGAAACTGGCTCAGACTTGGGGTCTGACCACCACGGCTCTTTAACTGTTTTGATAATTTTAAA
This is a stretch of genomic DNA from Lactobacillus crispatus. It encodes these proteins:
- a CDS encoding IS256 family transposase yields the protein MNDFTKDFAQALFNPDKINDLLRKELQQAVNNLLEAELTAFLGYDPYARNGWNTGNSRNGAYFRKVDTQFGPIEVQVPRDRNGQFHQHTLPDYKQHSDVLESTIIKLYSKGVTTREIADLIEKMYGSHYSPAQVSNISKQMLPKIEAYHKRKLSDKFFCVYLDATYLPLRRETFEREAVYIAIGIKPNGHKEVIDYCIAPSENIEVWTEMLQNMKSRGLKQVELFLSDGVVGMKTALARTYPKAHFQRCLVHVMRNICAKVRVDDREKIMNEFKQIHQQTSKKEAAAVLHKFYAKWNKAYSHVIKGLKEIEPDLLVFYNYPKQIRASIYSTNMIESFNNVIKRKAKPKAEFPTEQSLDAFIGIQAMSYNDRYFNRIHKGFGQVQDTLESYFD
- the treC gene encoding alpha,alpha-phosphotrehalase; its protein translation is MTDLGKKVIYQIYPKSFYDSNGDGVGDIPGIIAKIDYIKKLNVDMIWFNPFFVSPQNDGGYDIADYYRIDPRFGTMSDFEELTKKLKEIGVGVMLDMVLNHCSTENIWFKKALAGDEKYRKFFYLRKAKPDGSLPNNWQSKFGGPAWAKFGDTDYYYLHLYDPTQADLDWHNPEVRQELFKVINFWRSKGVHGFRFDVINVTGKDEKLVDSTGDPSQEKSLYTDTAVVHQYLKEMNRATFGQDPDSITVGEMSSTTIANSIEYSKPSEHELSMVFTFHHLKVDYKNGEKWTKEPFDFMKLKHLFTEWQEKMDQGGGWNALFWNNHDQPWALNRFGDTGKYREKSAEMLATATHCMRGTPYIYMGEEIGMMDPHYSSIHDYVDVEAKNAFAALKQKGISDDEAFAIVKTKARDNSRVPMHWDDSKFAGFSESKPWLLPTDQDRINVEKELHEGEIFAYYQKLIKLRKHEQLISDGHIRMFLKDDPQIFAYERFLKDEAKKILVFTNFYGTDHVAPLPEQYQNKNYQLVLSNYSAQDGKLEENISLKPYEALVIKIN
- the treR gene encoding trehalose operon repressor, which gives rise to MTKAKSELIAQDLASKIKHQQFKEGERLPSENQLTELYGASRETVRKALQQLTSLGLIQKIKGKGSIVLNLEKFSFPISGISSFAELNKSLGMNAKTKLLNDEMVDDLPAIFKKFFPEQKKHAGIYVERLRMINDEPEVLDCDFLFNPPITELPSEEAEKSIYNYLENKLGLDISYATKAITVEEIDADLQEKLQLDSKEAVLVASHNFLADTTLFQLTLSFHNPKKFKFIDFARRQKIKL
- a CDS encoding glucose PTS transporter subunit IIA, translating into MNKNEIALLAPANGQVIALSKTSDPIFSKGTMGDGFGLTPTDNIVLAPVSGTISMIAETKHAIGITTKDGLEVLVHMGVDTVGLKGEPFDVVIKNGQEVKAGDQIATMNIEMIKAKDLDTTIMTLITNSSMKLDGLDVTEGKAEAGDTVARAYLKESKEDSSDKKLSYDELATFIIKNVGGKDNINNLIHCITRLRFYLKDESKANDDILKNQRGILDVMHAGGQYQVVIGNEVTNVYDAVMKQLPGLSDNPAPQTNNQDDGKNPVSRAFSNLIGFITGSMSPVIGVIAASGIIKGLLALLTLPQLGALLSVKSPVYVTVSAMADSAFFFLPVLVGFAAAKRLGSDPMIAAVIGGFLVYPQMITWGKSMTTMFSLGSWNFQFLNYSYSIFPMILAAWLAKECEQWLKKALPSYLQMIFTPLITILVVSTITLVITGPIIQGAANGIAVFINWLVSASGWVGGLIIGAFYQLLVIFGLHWGVVPLVAQQIASTGQSSLNAIICATMVSQGAAVLAVAIKSKKADIKELGIAAAISAFCGVTEPAIYGINLRYKKVFASGCIGSAFGGLVTGLMHGTMYGFTGGLIGFSSFFNPAHPTQLNSFYTFLIASAVSIIVSFIAVWVWGYNDNMTMGKKVAKKQRPGSAK
- the spx gene encoding transcriptional regulator Spx — protein: MITLYMSTSSASSRKARAWLNKYHLSFKEKNVFKELSKEDVLHLLSLTENGTEDILSTRSQSFKQLKNKLNEDLSLSKMVDLITQNPGLLKRPIIADDHRMQVGYNEEDIRQFLPRDIRKAELIEAQRIADAA
- a CDS encoding replication-associated recombination protein A; this translates as MNFKTPIAEQMRPQTLADMVGQSELLGPGKALRNIIKQHVNISLLLWGPPGTGKTSLAQIIAKENDYPFASFNASIDNKAQLNNIINAYKYQTFVLLIDEIHRMTKNLQDFLLPYLENGHVLLVGSTTENPIMSIVPAVRSRCQIFEFNPLTEDDIAAVLNKACTKVLKLVDHQVEKNSLNLIAAAADGDLRIALNILETVHALNPKKITLANVKSFTKQQFFSYDKNATKHYDYLAAYSDSMAGSDTDAALYYLAILLKNGDLASVVRRLREIPYTYIGLANPQQVTQIVTAANQAEKIGMPKAKYPLMFATMLMCISPKSGAFEEIWERLDQDSDHPNRYPMPNSLRDFHYKHAKEITGAGLAESPFQAPHQIAKQNYMPKGLKGKQYYFPKDNQNERRLYEQYLKLHRYIYGEDYQK